One region of Camelina sativa cultivar DH55 chromosome 6, Cs, whole genome shotgun sequence genomic DNA includes:
- the LOC104791922 gene encoding copper transport protein CCH-like isoform X1 — MAPTVVLKVGMSCQGCVGAVNRVLGKMEGLHGVESFDIDIKEQKVTVKGNVEPEAVFQTVSKTGKKTSFWPVEAEVEPKAEAEPKAEAVTATKTEAETKTEAKVDVESKLAEAETKPSQV, encoded by the exons ATGGCTccg ACCGTTGTCCTCAAAGTTGGTATGTCATGCCAAGGCTGCGTTGGTGCCGTCAATAGAGTCTTGGGCAAAATGGAAGGTTTGCATG gGGTTGAGTCATTTGACATTGATATCAAGGAGCAAAAGGTGACAGTGAAAGGTAATGTTGAGCCTGAAGCAGTTTTCCAAACAGTTTCAAAGACCGGAAAGAAGACTTCTTTCTGGCCGGTGGAGGCTGAGGTTGAGCCAAAAGCCGAAGCTGAGCCAAAGGCCGAGGCTGTGACTGCGACTAAAACCGAGGCTGAGACTAAGACTGAGGCTAAGGTTGATGTTGAATCAAAATTGGCAGAAGCCGAGACTAAGCCATCACAAGTTTAA
- the LOC104791922 gene encoding copper transport protein CCH-like isoform X2, giving the protein MAPTVVLKVGMSCQGCVGAVNRVLGKMEGVESFDIDIKEQKVTVKGNVEPEAVFQTVSKTGKKTSFWPVEAEVEPKAEAEPKAEAVTATKTEAETKTEAKVDVESKLAEAETKPSQV; this is encoded by the exons ATGGCTccg ACCGTTGTCCTCAAAGTTGGTATGTCATGCCAAGGCTGCGTTGGTGCCGTCAATAGAGTCTTGGGCAAAATGGAAG gGGTTGAGTCATTTGACATTGATATCAAGGAGCAAAAGGTGACAGTGAAAGGTAATGTTGAGCCTGAAGCAGTTTTCCAAACAGTTTCAAAGACCGGAAAGAAGACTTCTTTCTGGCCGGTGGAGGCTGAGGTTGAGCCAAAAGCCGAAGCTGAGCCAAAGGCCGAGGCTGTGACTGCGACTAAAACCGAGGCTGAGACTAAGACTGAGGCTAAGGTTGATGTTGAATCAAAATTGGCAGAAGCCGAGACTAAGCCATCACAAGTTTAA